From a single Micromonospora carbonacea genomic region:
- a CDS encoding IS256 family transposase, with translation MAASESVNPVDLLREQIEGASPDVLQAMIKTFAQAVMSAEADAICGAGYGQRSDERVNSRNGYRPREWDTRAGTIDLAIPKLRQGSYFPDWLLTHRRRAEQALVSVVATSYLLGVSTRRVEKLVEQLGIRQLSKSQVSEMAAHLDAQVEAFRNRPLDAAHYTFVWTDALTMKVREHGRTVNVHALVAVGVNADGQREVLGVDVASDEDGAGWLAFLRSLTARGLSGVQLVISDAHRGLVAAIGAALPGAAWQRCRTHYLRNLLTKVPRSAQPWIATLVRTIFDQPDADAVHAQFRRVVATIEAKFPAAAEHLDAARDDLLAFTGFPREIWRQIWSNNPQERLNKEIRRRTDVVGIFPNRAAIIRLVGAVLAEQTDEWTERRRYMGLELLAKARLITVDTRQHDTDQPNAAPIAA, from the coding sequence ATGGCCGCTTCAGAGAGTGTGAACCCCGTTGACCTGCTGCGCGAGCAGATCGAGGGCGCGTCGCCGGACGTGTTGCAGGCGATGATCAAAACGTTCGCGCAGGCGGTGATGTCCGCCGAGGCCGACGCGATCTGCGGCGCCGGTTACGGACAGCGCAGCGACGAGCGGGTCAACTCCCGCAACGGCTACCGGCCTCGGGAGTGGGACACCCGGGCCGGCACGATCGACCTGGCGATCCCGAAGCTGCGGCAGGGCTCCTACTTCCCGGACTGGCTGCTGACGCACCGGCGGCGGGCCGAGCAGGCCCTGGTCTCAGTGGTCGCCACGAGCTATCTGCTCGGGGTGTCGACGCGGCGGGTGGAGAAGCTGGTCGAGCAGCTCGGGATCCGGCAGCTGTCGAAGTCGCAGGTCTCGGAGATGGCCGCCCACCTGGACGCCCAAGTCGAGGCGTTCCGCAACCGGCCCCTCGACGCCGCCCACTACACGTTCGTGTGGACCGACGCGTTGACGATGAAGGTCCGCGAGCACGGCCGCACCGTCAACGTCCACGCTCTGGTCGCCGTCGGGGTCAACGCCGACGGCCAACGTGAAGTCCTCGGCGTCGACGTCGCCTCGGACGAAGACGGGGCCGGATGGCTGGCATTCCTGCGGTCCCTGACGGCCCGCGGACTGTCCGGCGTCCAGCTCGTCATCTCCGACGCCCATCGCGGCCTCGTCGCAGCGATCGGCGCCGCGCTGCCCGGCGCCGCCTGGCAACGATGCCGCACCCACTACTTGCGCAACCTGCTCACGAAGGTCCCCAGATCGGCGCAGCCGTGGATCGCCACCCTCGTCCGCACGATCTTCGACCAGCCCGACGCCGACGCCGTCCACGCCCAGTTCCGGCGGGTCGTCGCCACGATCGAAGCGAAGTTCCCCGCTGCGGCCGAACACCTCGACGCCGCCCGCGACGACCTGCTCGCCTTCACCGGCTTCCCCCGCGAGATCTGGCGCCAGATCTGGTCCAACAATCCCCAGGAGCGGTTGAACAAGGAGATCCGCCGCCGCACCGACGTCGTCGGCATCTTTCCCAACCGGGCGGCGATCATCAGACTCGTCGGCGCGGTCCTGGCCGAGCAGACCGACGAGTGGACCGAAAGACGCCGCTACATGGGCCTGGAACTCCTCGCCAAAGCCCGCCTGATCACCGTCGACACCCGCCAACACGACACCGACCAGCCCAACGCAGCACCAATCGCCGCATAG